In a genomic window of Armatimonadota bacterium:
- a CDS encoding peptide deformylase, protein MADVLPLGDPRLRAVSTRVRDLSDPSFATDARRLVETLEAFRARHGFGRGIAAPQIGIALRLVALNLGQGPFVIVNPEITWHSEEAFTMWDDCMCFPYLLVRVRRHLSISVRYTDEQGQEREWFRLDQPTSELLQHEIDHLNGTLAIDLAIDRDSIIGRAAFEAAPDLFRAQVDYSIGG, encoded by the coding sequence ATGGCGGATGTGCTGCCGCTGGGCGATCCCCGGCTGAGGGCCGTTTCCACCCGCGTTCGCGATCTCTCCGACCCATCGTTCGCAACGGACGCCCGGCGCCTGGTGGAGACGCTTGAGGCCTTCCGCGCGCGCCACGGGTTCGGGCGGGGGATAGCGGCCCCGCAGATCGGCATTGCCCTGCGCCTCGTTGCCCTGAACCTGGGTCAAGGACCGTTCGTCATCGTCAACCCCGAGATCACCTGGCACAGCGAGGAGGCCTTCACCATGTGGGACGACTGCATGTGCTTCCCCTACCTCCTGGTTCGGGTGCGGCGTCATCTGTCCATCTCGGTCCGCTACACCGACGAGCAGGGGCAGGAACGCGAATGGTTCCGGCTGGACCAGCCCACCTCAGAACTGCTGCAGCACGAGATTGACCACCTGAACGGCACACTCGCCATTGACCTGGCCATAGATCGCGACTCGATCATCGGCCGTGCGGCGTTCGAGGCCGCCCCGGACCTGTTTCGCGCGCAGGTAGACTACTCCATAGGGGGCTAA